The following proteins are co-located in the Marispirochaeta aestuarii genome:
- a CDS encoding DNA methyltransferase codes for MKTELVWEGKYDEFGNRREVDVAGSSMPMQKIETIDQPRSEAASKGGEFLLDFEKTTSRNDDFRSRLIWGDNKLVMASLLKEFRGRIDLIYIDPPFDVGADFTMNVPIGDGKETLGKDQSTLEMVAYRDTWGKGTDSYVQMMYERLTLARELLCDSGSIYVHLGWQAVGYIRPILEEVFGRASFRNEIIWKRKTGRGQTNKVPTEFGTQTDSILFFTKSSTNTFITPLKPLKQSYVDKFYRFTDENGRRYRIADLSSPSYRPNLKYEYKGYQPPEKGWAISRTKMEEWDKEGRLQFPANKSGRIQRRRFLDENEGEAVQNLWDDIGIVPPQSDERLGFATQKPEQLLERIVTASSNEGALVADFFCGSGTTGAVAEKLGRRWIMADLGRYAIHTSRKRMIDVQRELADQQKPYRAFDVYNLGRYERQWWQAEYLEGADEEHRKIVLEFFRAEILGSRNRPSPLIHGRKGTALCHVDQIDSIFTRDEAEQVAVATAQAGASECYCLSWEFEMDLRLTVNALEKKHGVRLKLIQIPREIMERNRTAPPPWLEVAVLEAEPVVKQSASGTTVDVKLTNFMPSLAEVPTKELEAIRERAVKSGFDFIDFWAVDFDWDPSRPFNHHWQDYRTRKDRSLSTVSKAEHQYEKPGTYTICVKVVDTFGCDTSITVDVAV; via the coding sequence ATGAAGACCGAGCTGGTCTGGGAAGGCAAGTACGACGAGTTCGGCAACCGCCGGGAGGTTGACGTTGCCGGCAGCTCCATGCCGATGCAGAAGATCGAGACGATCGACCAGCCCCGGAGTGAAGCGGCTTCTAAGGGCGGCGAGTTTCTCCTGGACTTCGAGAAGACCACAAGCCGTAATGACGACTTTCGGAGCCGGCTGATTTGGGGTGACAACAAGCTCGTCATGGCGAGTCTGCTGAAGGAGTTTCGGGGACGCATTGACCTAATCTACATCGATCCGCCGTTTGATGTAGGGGCGGACTTCACGATGAACGTGCCGATCGGAGACGGGAAAGAAACATTGGGCAAGGACCAATCGACCTTGGAGATGGTTGCGTATCGAGACACTTGGGGAAAGGGAACGGATAGCTACGTTCAGATGATGTATGAGCGGCTCACTCTTGCACGTGAACTCCTCTGTGATAGCGGTAGCATCTACGTCCACCTTGGATGGCAGGCAGTTGGGTATATCAGGCCTATTCTCGAAGAGGTCTTCGGAAGGGCTTCGTTTAGGAACGAGATTATCTGGAAGAGAAAGACGGGCCGCGGCCAGACAAACAAGGTACCCACCGAGTTTGGAACTCAGACCGATTCCATACTCTTTTTCACGAAATCGAGCACCAACACATTCATAACTCCGCTGAAACCATTGAAACAGTCCTACGTTGACAAGTTCTATCGATTCACGGATGAGAATGGGCGACGTTATCGGATAGCAGATTTGTCGAGTCCGAGCTATCGGCCAAACCTCAAGTATGAATACAAAGGGTACCAACCGCCGGAGAAGGGCTGGGCGATTTCGCGAACAAAGATGGAGGAGTGGGATAAGGAAGGTCGTCTTCAATTCCCTGCAAACAAGAGTGGCAGAATCCAGCGCAGACGTTTCCTGGACGAGAACGAAGGAGAAGCGGTTCAGAATCTTTGGGATGACATCGGCATCGTGCCTCCTCAGTCAGATGAGCGATTGGGATTCGCTACGCAAAAACCAGAGCAACTACTTGAGAGAATAGTGACTGCAAGTAGCAATGAAGGAGCCCTCGTCGCTGATTTCTTCTGCGGGAGCGGTACCACCGGAGCCGTTGCAGAGAAGCTCGGTCGCCGCTGGATAATGGCCGACTTGGGACGGTATGCCATCCATACCTCCCGCAAGCGCATGATCGACGTGCAACGGGAGCTTGCAGATCAGCAGAAGCCGTACCGAGCTTTCGATGTCTACAACCTCGGACGTTATGAACGACAGTGGTGGCAGGCGGAGTATCTGGAGGGAGCCGACGAAGAGCACCGGAAGATCGTGCTGGAATTCTTCCGGGCCGAGATCCTTGGCTCTAGGAACCGGCCGTCACCGCTGATCCATGGACGGAAAGGTACTGCCCTATGCCACGTGGATCAAATCGACTCGATCTTCACTCGCGACGAAGCCGAACAGGTTGCCGTCGCTACCGCACAAGCTGGGGCTTCCGAGTGTTACTGCCTCTCCTGGGAGTTTGAGATGGATCTCAGACTCACGGTCAATGCCCTGGAGAAGAAGCATGGAGTCCGGCTAAAACTCATCCAAATCCCAAGGGAGATCATGGAACGGAATCGTACTGCCCCGCCGCCGTGGTTGGAGGTCGCCGTCCTGGAGGCAGAGCCCGTGGTGAAGCAGAGTGCTTCCGGAACTACGGTGGACGTGAAACTTACCAACTTCATGCCGTCCCTGGCTGAGGTTCCGACCAAGGAGCTTGAGGCCATCAGGGAGCGCGCGGTGAAAAGCGGGTTCGACTTCATCGACTTCTGGGCTGTCGACTTCGACTGGGATCCGAGCCGTCCCTTCAACCATCACTGGCAGGACTACCGGACCCGGAAGGACAGGTCGCTGAGTACGGTCAGTAAGGCAGAGCATCAATACGAGAAGCCGGGAACGTACACGATCTGCGTGAAGGTTGTGGACACCTTTGGATGTGATACCAGTATCACTGTCGACGTTGCGGTATGA
- a CDS encoding CGGC domain-containing protein has translation MKKIGIIICHRYHTCAGGKCLRAMRNREGGFSLYKNDEIELVGITTCGGCPGGNVEYAPAEMKKNGAEVIHLATGLVVGYPPCPRIESFCNFIPAKYGLEVVIGTHPIPQNYFTTHEKLGTWKGNAWKERIKHVLADEPLRLAYD, from the coding sequence ATGAAAAAGATAGGAATCATAATTTGTCATAGATACCATACCTGTGCAGGGGGAAAATGCCTCCGGGCCATGCGCAACCGGGAAGGCGGCTTCTCTCTTTACAAGAATGATGAAATTGAACTTGTGGGAATCACAACCTGCGGAGGGTGTCCCGGGGGTAACGTTGAATATGCTCCGGCTGAGATGAAAAAGAATGGTGCTGAAGTCATCCATCTGGCCACCGGACTCGTAGTGGGGTATCCCCCCTGTCCGCGTATCGAATCGTTTTGCAATTTCATCCCTGCGAAATACGGATTAGAGGTGGTAATCGGTACACATCCGATTCCTCAGAACTATTTTACCACCCATGAAAAACTGGGGACCTGGAAAGGCAATGCATGGAAGGAACGTATCAAGCACGTACTTGCGGACGAGCCCCTTCGACTGGCCTATGATTGA
- a CDS encoding solute carrier family 23 protein, with the protein MSKPVYDVEQRPPLSRWIPLSFQHVFAMFSATVLVPLLTGLNPAVALFTSGIGTLLYIVITRGKVPTYLGSSFAYIAPLIAVSASYGVEYALGAGFCVGLFYLLVAFIIRQAGTGWLDRMLPPVVIGSVIIVIGLKLAPTAMNMAMYPFADPSQGYNGGFALIAAVTLGIAIVSMIVLKGFFTVIPILIGIAGGYLFTLIMGSFLPAFSLIDFTPVAEASWFGFAKLVLPKFSIVPIVTFLLVSMATIAEHLGDTMVLSKVVGRDFYKNPGIHRTLAGDGAATALASLFGGPPNTTYGENIGAMAISRVYSVWVIGGAAVIAVLLSFIQKVGALIQTIPTPVMGGISMMLFGIIASAGIRTVVESGVDYTCKRNLTITSVILVIGIGGGKIFFPITEGLNFELADVALATFVGIVLNLILPPSLNQVDEEQHVVDEAESLPEV; encoded by the coding sequence ATGTCCAAACCTGTTTACGATGTTGAACAGCGTCCGCCCTTAAGCCGCTGGATTCCCCTGAGTTTCCAGCACGTCTTTGCCATGTTCAGTGCAACGGTGCTGGTACCCCTGCTTACCGGATTGAATCCGGCTGTGGCCCTGTTCACCTCGGGTATCGGAACCCTGCTGTACATTGTAATAACCCGCGGCAAGGTCCCAACGTATCTGGGGTCTTCTTTCGCCTATATCGCGCCCCTGATTGCCGTCAGCGCTTCCTACGGGGTCGAGTATGCCCTGGGCGCTGGATTCTGCGTCGGACTCTTCTACCTGCTGGTGGCCTTCATCATCCGTCAGGCGGGGACTGGCTGGCTGGACAGGATGCTTCCTCCCGTGGTTATCGGCAGTGTCATCATCGTAATCGGACTCAAGCTGGCACCCACCGCCATGAACATGGCCATGTACCCCTTTGCAGACCCCTCCCAGGGATACAACGGCGGCTTCGCGCTTATCGCGGCTGTGACCCTGGGTATAGCGATTGTCTCCATGATCGTGCTCAAAGGGTTTTTCACGGTAATCCCGATCCTGATCGGAATCGCCGGGGGCTATCTGTTTACGCTGATCATGGGGAGTTTTCTGCCGGCCTTCAGTCTGATAGATTTTACCCCCGTGGCAGAAGCCTCCTGGTTCGGTTTTGCGAAACTCGTTCTTCCAAAGTTCAGCATTGTTCCCATCGTGACCTTCCTGCTGGTCTCCATGGCCACCATAGCCGAACACCTGGGAGATACCATGGTGCTGAGCAAGGTTGTGGGCAGGGATTTCTACAAGAATCCGGGGATCCACCGGACGCTGGCCGGCGACGGAGCGGCAACTGCCCTGGCATCCCTTTTCGGGGGACCGCCGAATACAACCTACGGTGAGAATATCGGCGCCATGGCAATCAGCCGGGTTTATTCGGTATGGGTCATCGGCGGTGCTGCGGTGATCGCGGTTCTGCTTTCCTTTATTCAGAAGGTGGGTGCCCTTATTCAGACTATTCCGACCCCCGTTATGGGAGGAATCAGTATGATGCTTTTCGGGATTATCGCCTCTGCAGGTATCCGCACCGTCGTTGAGAGCGGCGTTGACTATACCTGCAAACGGAACCTGACCATTACCTCGGTAATCCTGGTAATCGGCATCGGCGGCGGAAAGATCTTCTTCCCCATCACCGAAGGACTCAATTTTGAACTCGCCGATGTTGCTCTGGCTACCTTTGTGGGAATTGTTCTGAACCTGATCCTGCCCCCTTCACTGAACCAGGTTGATGAAGAACAGCACGTGGTGGACGAAGCCGAAAGCCTGCCGGAAGTGTAG
- the deoC gene encoding deoxyribose-phosphate aldolase, producing MKLLTNSAEDLQTIRKICSILDYSGALVPNATAGMVRKACEEAQRMKYAAVPVFPAYIPMVAEELKGTGIAPQVVVGFPSGGARTSVKVKEAEQGIVDGAGEIDMVINIGFLVDGEYKKAEEDIRAVVDVAKSADVTVKVIIETGFLSDIDKIEAVEVICNAGADFVKTCTGFAEGKATVHDISLLHQRAKGRIKVKASGGVWTLEDAAAFIEAGAERVAGRYSITHQLEMLGIDRL from the coding sequence ATGAAATTACTGACCAATTCTGCTGAAGATCTGCAAACCATACGAAAAATCTGCTCGATTCTGGACTATTCCGGGGCCCTGGTGCCGAATGCCACCGCCGGGATGGTCCGCAAAGCCTGCGAAGAAGCACAACGGATGAAGTACGCTGCGGTTCCCGTTTTCCCCGCCTACATCCCCATGGTGGCGGAGGAGCTGAAGGGAACCGGGATCGCTCCCCAGGTGGTGGTGGGCTTTCCCTCCGGTGGAGCCAGGACCAGCGTCAAGGTAAAGGAGGCTGAGCAGGGAATCGTCGACGGAGCCGGGGAGATCGACATGGTAATCAACATCGGTTTTCTGGTGGACGGCGAATACAAGAAGGCGGAAGAGGATATCCGGGCCGTTGTGGATGTAGCGAAATCCGCGGATGTAACGGTAAAGGTTATTATAGAAACAGGATTTCTCTCGGATATCGACAAGATTGAAGCGGTGGAAGTCATATGCAATGCGGGAGCCGATTTTGTAAAGACCTGTACCGGTTTTGCCGAAGGCAAAGCAACCGTCCACGATATTTCTCTGCTCCATCAGCGCGCAAAGGGCCGGATCAAGGTTAAAGCCTCGGGGGGTGTCTGGACCCTGGAGGATGCGGCGGCCTTCATCGAGGCCGGAGCTGAACGGGTTGCGGGACGCTACAGCATAACCCATCAGCTGGAAATGCTGGGGATCGACAGGCTCTAG
- a CDS encoding copper-translocating P-type ATPase produces MKSEANPKNHGTKKNHSHTDHHRMMIRDFRRRFYWTLVLSVPVLGLSELIQGWLGFSFSFPGADYLVFLLSTAIFLYGGWPFLKGLADELGNRNPGMMTLIGLAISVAYLYSAAVSFGLEGTPFYWELATLIAIMLAGHWIEMSSVLSASSALEELAQLMPSEAHRKNGNNVEDIPLEEVEKGDILLIKPGEKIPSDGIVSSGKSYLDESMLTGESKPVDKGEGDEVIGGSVNGDGSLEIRVESSGEDNYLNQVIDMVRKAQADKSRTQALSDKAAFWLTLIAISAGIITLSAWLIAGRDLQFSIARMATVMVITCPHALGLAIPLVVAVSTSKSAQNGLLIRNRTAFENARRITTVVFDKTGTLTKGNFEVSEVSTFADGYDEDRVVSMAAGLEGHSEHPIGKGIVHEAERRKLKIPEVEDFEAIKGKGVRGSLEGKNVMLLSPGALSEMDIEVPGGTDKGAETRVFLLVDKVLTGSIALADTIRPESYKAVQQLQSRGIKCWILTGDNEQTAAAVADELGVDGYFAQVLPDQKQEKIRELQEEGEYVAMTGDGVNDSPALAQAQIGIAVGSGTDVAAATADIILVNSNPLDVSALILFGRATHRKMVQNLIWATGYNVVAIPLAGGVLFPLGIIMSPEVGAILMSLSTVIVAINAKLLSVPKEKLVDG; encoded by the coding sequence ATGAAGTCAGAAGCAAACCCGAAAAACCACGGAACGAAAAAGAATCATTCCCACACTGATCACCACAGAATGATGATACGGGATTTCCGGCGACGTTTTTACTGGACTCTTGTACTGTCGGTCCCGGTCCTCGGGCTTTCAGAGCTCATTCAGGGCTGGCTGGGATTCAGTTTCAGCTTTCCCGGTGCGGATTACCTTGTCTTTCTGCTTTCCACGGCCATATTTCTGTATGGCGGATGGCCCTTCCTGAAAGGCCTTGCAGATGAGCTCGGGAACAGGAATCCCGGCATGATGACCCTCATCGGCCTGGCCATATCGGTTGCATATCTGTACAGCGCCGCAGTGAGCTTTGGTCTGGAAGGGACACCCTTCTACTGGGAGCTTGCCACCCTGATCGCCATCATGCTGGCCGGACACTGGATCGAGATGTCATCGGTGCTGAGTGCATCTTCGGCCCTGGAGGAACTGGCCCAGCTGATGCCCTCCGAGGCTCACAGGAAAAATGGAAATAATGTTGAGGACATTCCTCTGGAAGAGGTCGAAAAGGGAGATATCCTGCTGATTAAACCGGGAGAGAAGATTCCTTCCGACGGGATCGTCTCCAGCGGAAAGAGCTATCTTGATGAATCCATGCTGACGGGTGAGTCAAAACCCGTTGATAAGGGGGAAGGCGATGAGGTTATCGGCGGTTCCGTCAACGGAGACGGTTCTCTGGAGATCAGGGTCGAGAGTTCCGGTGAAGATAACTATCTGAACCAGGTAATCGACATGGTCCGGAAAGCCCAGGCCGACAAATCCAGAACGCAGGCCCTTTCGGACAAAGCGGCCTTCTGGTTGACCCTTATCGCGATCAGTGCCGGGATTATCACCCTCAGTGCCTGGCTCATTGCGGGCCGGGATCTCCAGTTTTCCATTGCGCGGATGGCTACCGTGATGGTTATTACCTGTCCCCACGCCCTGGGCCTGGCCATACCTCTTGTAGTGGCGGTCTCCACTTCGAAGTCGGCACAGAACGGACTGCTGATCCGGAACCGGACCGCTTTTGAAAATGCCCGCAGGATTACCACTGTTGTTTTTGATAAAACCGGGACCCTGACAAAAGGAAATTTCGAGGTCAGTGAGGTGAGCACCTTTGCCGATGGGTATGACGAAGATCGTGTCGTTTCCATGGCTGCGGGCCTTGAGGGGCACTCGGAACATCCCATTGGAAAGGGGATCGTCCATGAGGCCGAAAGGCGTAAACTGAAAATACCCGAGGTTGAAGATTTTGAAGCCATCAAGGGAAAAGGGGTACGGGGAAGCCTTGAAGGGAAAAATGTGATGCTCCTCAGCCCGGGTGCCCTGTCGGAAATGGATATTGAAGTCCCGGGAGGAACTGACAAGGGGGCGGAAACCAGGGTATTTCTGCTTGTAGACAAGGTACTGACCGGTTCCATTGCCCTTGCGGATACCATCCGTCCGGAGTCCTACAAGGCTGTACAACAGCTTCAGTCCCGGGGGATCAAGTGCTGGATACTGACAGGGGACAATGAGCAGACAGCCGCCGCAGTGGCGGATGAACTGGGAGTTGACGGATACTTTGCCCAGGTTCTGCCGGACCAGAAGCAGGAGAAGATACGGGAGCTTCAGGAAGAGGGGGAGTATGTGGCCATGACCGGCGACGGTGTCAACGATTCTCCCGCCCTGGCCCAGGCCCAGATAGGGATTGCAGTCGGATCGGGTACCGATGTGGCGGCGGCCACGGCGGATATAATCCTGGTCAATTCAAATCCCCTGGATGTTTCGGCCCTGATCCTCTTTGGCAGGGCAACCCACAGAAAGATGGTTCAGAATCTCATATGGGCCACGGGGTACAATGTTGTGGCGATACCCCTTGCCGGGGGTGTCCTTTTTCCCCTGGGGATTATCATGTCTCCGGAGGTGGGGGCTATTCTGATGTCCCTGTCTACGGTAATTGTGGCGATCAACGCAAAACTGCTCAGTGTACCGAAGGAAAAACTGGTTGACGGATAA
- a CDS encoding adenylate/guanylate cyclase domain-containing protein: MLTTQEEALTQLVRTSMLMSEEFQFRPLISRLVEQAQDVTQSDLSAFYVYENPANAKSRLRLGYKRGRYEIPKSLNAGNEIVDFIGDCGEAVVLLERKPSPFLGVLLHDEMKSGMAIPIKTAREKIGILFINSRSTGFYSRIRFAFVESFTRLAGGMLHNARLLQETREYLQRIEEMERYQENIFSSMTNLLITTDESGAIHYFNQAAAERMNLSREDIGRRISDFFHKRIGKKVINALEKTQESGNEVLGIEGIFKGNEKEIDFSLNLSPLKGKRGRHEGLTLLFTDQSRERELKENMEVAKEERRVIKDMFARYMSNDLVQQLMDTPDLIKPGGDQKRATLFFADIVGYTAFSEGKEPAYIIELLNGFFSEAVEVVLKNRGYIDKFIGDCIMAAWGVPLFSEEQDAVNAVSTAVELQHMVKDKKRRFFTGEAKDLRLAIGMNTGPLVAGNLGSSQRMDYTVIGDTVNLAARLEGVAGADEIIITQETLELIDGKFKVEKREPVRVKGKVKPIQIYNVTDFR; encoded by the coding sequence ATGCTGACAACTCAGGAAGAGGCTCTTACGCAACTCGTTCGGACCAGCATGCTGATGTCCGAGGAGTTCCAGTTCCGCCCCCTGATATCGCGCCTGGTGGAGCAGGCCCAGGACGTTACCCAGTCCGACCTGTCTGCCTTTTATGTCTACGAGAATCCCGCAAACGCAAAAAGCAGACTGCGTCTCGGATACAAACGGGGCCGCTACGAAATTCCCAAATCCCTGAATGCCGGCAACGAGATCGTCGATTTCATAGGAGACTGCGGTGAGGCGGTGGTTCTGCTGGAACGTAAACCGAGTCCATTCCTCGGGGTCCTTCTCCATGACGAAATGAAAAGCGGAATGGCGATTCCCATAAAGACGGCCAGGGAAAAAATCGGGATACTCTTTATCAACTCCCGCAGCACCGGCTTTTACAGCCGGATACGCTTTGCCTTCGTAGAGTCCTTTACCCGGCTCGCCGGAGGCATGCTGCATAACGCCCGGCTGCTTCAGGAGACCCGGGAATACCTGCAGCGAATCGAGGAGATGGAACGCTACCAGGAGAATATCTTCTCTTCCATGACGAACCTTCTGATTACCACGGATGAATCCGGAGCTATCCATTATTTCAACCAGGCCGCGGCGGAGCGTATGAATCTTTCCCGGGAAGACATTGGACGCCGTATCAGCGATTTCTTTCACAAACGGATAGGGAAAAAGGTCATCAATGCCCTGGAAAAAACCCAGGAAAGCGGAAACGAGGTCCTTGGAATCGAAGGTATTTTCAAGGGAAATGAGAAAGAGATAGATTTCTCCCTGAACCTGTCACCCCTGAAGGGCAAGCGGGGACGACACGAAGGGCTTACCCTGCTGTTCACCGACCAGAGCCGGGAACGGGAACTGAAGGAGAACATGGAAGTCGCCAAGGAAGAGCGGCGGGTAATCAAGGACATGTTCGCCCGCTACATGTCCAACGATCTGGTGCAGCAGCTGATGGATACCCCGGACCTTATCAAACCCGGGGGAGACCAGAAGCGGGCGACCCTTTTCTTTGCCGACATCGTGGGCTACACTGCCTTTTCCGAAGGCAAGGAACCTGCTTATATTATCGAACTGCTGAACGGATTCTTCTCCGAGGCCGTCGAGGTTGTTCTGAAAAACCGGGGCTATATCGACAAGTTTATCGGCGACTGCATTATGGCGGCCTGGGGCGTTCCCCTCTTTTCAGAGGAACAGGATGCGGTTAACGCTGTTTCCACCGCGGTGGAGCTCCAGCATATGGTTAAAGACAAAAAGCGGCGGTTCTTTACCGGTGAGGCAAAGGACCTGCGTCTCGCCATCGGCATGAACACAGGCCCTCTGGTGGCGGGGAACCTCGGCAGCAGCCAGCGAATGGACTACACGGTTATCGGAGACACGGTGAACCTGGCGGCCCGCCTGGAGGGAGTCGCCGGGGCAGACGAGATTATAATTACCCAGGAAACCCTTGAGCTGATCGATGGAAAATTCAAAGTCGAAAAGCGGGAGCCCGTCCGGGTCAAGGGTAAAGTGAAACCTATTCAGATATACAATGTGACCGATTTCCGTTGA
- a CDS encoding HEAT repeat domain-containing protein, with amino-acid sequence MNIPGLLGSLPLWIYIVDALLVAGIIAALIWSFISRSIFKRRLEKAAVDEEAARHLVLEKYDTGALIRRSRMIEAGADKYGDGLLKNLGISRIWVELVRRRKRVSDIRRVLKFIPEEGLFYVFLAVLDKPRKTRYLTDWLKESGDLLAMRRIALSGKGEDFDGRKALEIFGEYISHIREMTGDPEWASRYFAVKILLHHDDERSQRAVWDCLHDTHALVRRTVATELKTDREDKFFEALKSLFTGDPVFEVRRAAKERINLDFADREVLDVKKLSEVQAFHVLDLMNPEFAQDENTALSFLDNDNKELRLSAAFFLSRLGTLDRLFQQVDLGDRELLDRNFKLLTKAAEVGITGFMKAVSSNSNPATLLIAARLLQKTGSRELINSLARAVFSFSDEEKTHSDKKRLYEETLKAIKLRGTCDAVQLICEELERQSHKTAFLNRILPSLPESGDFLVAPLLVRMLKDPDVPERDLVRETLLRFDECFYQGEIIAILKAEREEYPHQVRIDALKLLAQLKKPYCLQHVLENLAILPLDEARYFTTILADFSGDLFNKRVEGILESDDAHVRASLIAALPATGIKEFVAPIRKALKDADPEVRIAAVWALHDYQEQRALNSTVEMLRDPVERVRVQVARALGSHGTETVLDRLKELLFDENEVSTVKKAAIAGLSFSETRGSVDVLVEKLRDMTGELKDEVIRALAEKHDARSLTRMIEVFKDAEPKIREAMSEAFKRMRSRGEESLVSLLDEDIPSLLPLIYNILEETGWVESIIRRLAKRDPKERREAAALLARIGTRAAFRGIVLAARDPDEDVRVEVTKALEYLNTPEGAEILSDLENDPDKRVRKYTLWALERIKARNLD; translated from the coding sequence ATGAATATACCAGGACTCCTTGGCTCACTGCCGCTATGGATCTATATCGTCGATGCGCTTCTTGTTGCAGGAATAATTGCGGCTTTGATCTGGAGCTTTATCAGTCGTTCCATCTTCAAAAGAAGGCTGGAAAAGGCAGCCGTTGATGAAGAGGCTGCCCGGCACCTGGTGCTGGAAAAATACGATACCGGGGCTCTCATCCGGCGTTCCCGGATGATCGAAGCCGGAGCGGATAAGTACGGGGACGGACTGCTGAAAAACCTTGGGATTAGCAGGATCTGGGTAGAGCTTGTTCGGCGCCGCAAGCGGGTATCGGACATCCGGCGGGTGCTCAAATTTATCCCTGAAGAGGGGCTCTTTTACGTGTTTCTGGCAGTTCTCGACAAACCACGGAAAACCAGATATCTGACGGACTGGCTCAAGGAGAGCGGGGATCTGCTGGCCATGCGCCGTATAGCCCTTTCCGGAAAAGGTGAGGATTTCGACGGCCGCAAGGCGCTGGAGATCTTCGGGGAATACATCTCCCACATCCGTGAGATGACCGGGGATCCCGAGTGGGCCTCCCGTTATTTCGCGGTCAAGATCCTTCTGCATCACGATGACGAGCGTTCACAGCGGGCGGTCTGGGACTGTCTGCATGATACCCATGCCCTGGTACGGCGTACGGTGGCCACCGAGCTGAAGACCGACAGGGAGGATAAATTCTTCGAAGCCCTGAAAAGCCTTTTCACCGGAGATCCGGTATTCGAGGTCCGCCGGGCTGCGAAGGAGAGAATCAACCTGGACTTTGCGGATCGGGAAGTGCTGGACGTAAAAAAACTCAGCGAAGTCCAGGCCTTTCATGTCCTCGACCTGATGAATCCGGAATTCGCCCAGGACGAAAACACCGCCCTCTCCTTTCTGGACAATGACAACAAAGAACTTCGCCTGAGTGCAGCGTTCTTTCTGAGCCGCCTGGGTACACTGGACCGCCTCTTCCAGCAGGTTGATCTGGGAGACCGGGAGCTGCTGGACCGAAATTTCAAACTTCTTACCAAGGCAGCGGAAGTCGGTATTACCGGATTCATGAAGGCTGTATCTTCGAACAGCAACCCGGCGACCCTGCTGATCGCCGCACGGCTGCTTCAGAAAACAGGATCCAGAGAACTGATCAACAGTCTCGCCAGGGCAGTGTTTTCCTTCAGCGATGAGGAAAAAACTCATTCCGATAAAAAAAGACTTTACGAAGAAACCTTGAAAGCAATCAAACTGCGGGGAACCTGCGATGCAGTTCAGCTGATATGCGAGGAACTGGAGAGGCAGTCCCACAAGACCGCCTTTCTGAATCGAATCCTCCCCTCCCTCCCGGAAAGCGGAGACTTTCTTGTTGCCCCGCTCCTTGTCAGAATGCTGAAGGATCCCGATGTACCGGAGCGGGATCTTGTACGGGAAACCCTGCTGCGATTTGACGAGTGCTTTTACCAGGGGGAGATAATCGCCATTCTCAAAGCGGAACGGGAGGAATATCCCCATCAGGTGCGTATCGATGCCCTTAAGCTCCTGGCCCAGCTGAAGAAACCATACTGTCTCCAGCACGTTCTGGAAAACCTCGCAATTCTGCCCCTTGATGAAGCACGTTATTTTACCACCATCCTCGCCGATTTCAGCGGAGACCTTTTCAACAAGCGGGTTGAAGGCATCCTGGAAAGCGATGACGCCCATGTCCGGGCCTCCCTTATTGCCGCCCTGCCGGCCACCGGCATCAAGGAGTTTGTAGCCCCCATCCGTAAGGCCCTCAAGGATGCGGACCCTGAGGTTCGCATCGCTGCTGTCTGGGCACTCCACGATTACCAGGAACAGCGAGCCCTGAACAGTACCGTGGAGATGCTCCGGGATCCGGTGGAACGGGTCAGGGTACAGGTCGCCAGGGCCCTCGGCTCCCACGGTACTGAAACTGTTCTGGACCGCCTCAAGGAACTCCTCTTCGACGAAAACGAGGTATCCACCGTCAAGAAAGCCGCCATCGCAGGGCTCAGTTTCTCGGAGACCCGGGGCAGCGTTGATGTTCTGGTGGAAAAGCTGAGGGACATGACCGGAGAACTGAAGGATGAGGTCATTCGGGCCCTGGCGGAAAAACACGACGCCCGCAGTCTTACCCGCATGATCGAGGTTTTCAAGGACGCGGAACCTAAAATCAGGGAAGCCATGAGCGAAGCCTTTAAACGGATGCGCAGCAGGGGGGAGGAATCCCTGGTAAGCCTGCTGGATGAGGACATTCCCTCTCTTCTGCCCCTTATTTACAACATCCTTGAGGAAACCGGCTGGGTGGAAAGCATAATCCGGCGACTGGCCAAACGGGACCCGAAGGAACGACGGGAAGCGGCCGCCCTTCTGGCCCGTATCGGGACCAGAGCAGCCTTCAGAGGTATCGTCCTCGCCGCCCGGGACCCCGACGAGGACGTCCGGGTTGAGGTTACCAAAGCCCTCGAGTATCTGAACACCCCTGAAGGAGCCGAGATACTCTCCGACCTGGAGAATGATCCCGACAAGCGGGTGCGCAAATATACCCTGTGGGCCCTGGAGCGGATAAAAGCCAGGAACCTGGACTAA